Proteins from a single region of Streptomyces sp. HUAS 15-9:
- a CDS encoding glycosyltransferase family 39 protein has protein sequence MTLLGLWGLDRGAIWRDEAVTFQVARRTVPQIWRLLHGVDAVHGLYYLLMHAVLALHPGEVMLRLPSVCGAAATAGLVAALGTRLVRPRVGLWAGLLYAITPMAGHYAQEGRSYALVAAGATGATLLLVRAVTAGGRSWWTYGAILGATCWLHELAVLLLLAHAVTLALARVPVRVWRGWGCAAGAVALTLLPMVAVSHAQSAQLAWLTEPTLESAQGLLRAFAGPTSQVYWTCLAFAVVGMTRLAGRRGEVTCAGIALPLAVVPPVTLMLASQSSPLYVDRYVLYALAGAPLLIATGADRVAVALARLWTGSPFRVRSGSSFLTLTGVLAITLAFTHQLPLLRDDRLPRHRPDNLAAVSVAASHELRPGDPVLFLPSHARGAALTYPAGFRGTRDVALAVGAPESGTLYGTEVDARVLRHRLAGLDRVWVVAERYMLDAPRRPSNPVERAKLDVLNGQFAVDAETVRNRVTVRLYVRRHLATGSPVRPPARPSPGRW, from the coding sequence ATGACCCTACTCGGGCTGTGGGGGCTCGACCGCGGTGCCATATGGCGCGACGAGGCCGTCACCTTCCAGGTCGCACGGCGCACGGTGCCGCAGATCTGGCGGCTGCTGCACGGCGTCGACGCGGTGCACGGCCTGTACTACCTGCTCATGCACGCCGTCCTCGCCCTGCACCCCGGCGAGGTCATGCTCCGGCTCCCGTCGGTGTGCGGCGCGGCGGCGACCGCGGGCCTGGTCGCCGCGCTCGGCACCCGGCTGGTCCGGCCGCGGGTCGGGCTGTGGGCCGGGCTGCTGTACGCCATCACCCCGATGGCCGGCCACTACGCGCAGGAAGGCCGCTCGTACGCCCTGGTCGCGGCCGGTGCGACGGGCGCGACCCTGCTGCTCGTACGGGCCGTCACGGCGGGCGGCCGGTCCTGGTGGACGTACGGCGCGATCCTCGGCGCCACCTGCTGGCTGCACGAACTCGCGGTCCTGCTGCTCCTCGCCCACGCGGTGACGCTGGCGCTCGCGAGGGTGCCCGTGCGGGTGTGGCGGGGCTGGGGGTGCGCGGCCGGCGCCGTCGCCCTGACGCTGCTCCCCATGGTGGCCGTCTCGCACGCCCAGTCGGCCCAGCTCGCATGGCTCACCGAGCCGACGCTGGAGAGCGCACAGGGCCTGCTGCGGGCGTTCGCCGGGCCGACCTCGCAGGTGTACTGGACCTGCCTGGCGTTCGCCGTGGTCGGGATGACCCGGCTGGCCGGGCGGCGCGGGGAGGTGACCTGCGCGGGTATCGCGCTGCCCCTGGCGGTGGTGCCGCCGGTGACGCTGATGCTCGCCTCGCAGTCCTCGCCGCTGTACGTCGACCGGTATGTGCTCTACGCGCTCGCGGGTGCGCCGCTGCTGATCGCGACCGGCGCCGATCGGGTGGCCGTGGCACTGGCGCGGCTGTGGACCGGTTCACCCTTTCGGGTGCGATCCGGCTCCTCGTTCCTCACCCTCACGGGTGTCCTCGCCATCACCCTCGCCTTCACCCATCAACTGCCCCTCCTGCGCGACGACCGCCTTCCGCGCCACCGCCCCGACAACCTGGCCGCCGTCTCCGTGGCCGCCTCCCATGAACTCCGGCCGGGGGACCCGGTGTTGTTCCTGCCCTCGCACGCGCGCGGCGCGGCACTGACGTATCCGGCGGGATTCAGGGGCACGCGGGACGTGGCGCTGGCGGTGGGGGCGCCCGAGTCGGGGACGCTGTACGGCACCGAGGTGGACGCGCGCGTCCTGCGGCACCGGCTGGCCGGGCTCGACCGGGTGTGGGTGGTCGCCGAGCGGTACATGCTCGACGCGCCCCGTCGGCCGAGCAATCCCGTGGAGCGGGCCAAACTCGACGTCCTGAACGGGCAGTTCGCGGTCGACGCGGAGACGGTACGGAACCGGGTGACCGTCCGGCTGTACGTCCGCCGCCACCTCGCTACGGGGAGTCCGGTGCGCCCTCCAGCGCGGCCGAGTCCAGGGCGTTGGTGA
- a CDS encoding MarR family winged helix-turn-helix transcriptional regulator yields the protein MTATPAPAAEADWLRLDRQICFSLHAASRAFNGVYRVVLKDLGLTYPQYLVMLVLWEHGELPVKKLGEHLRLDSGTLSPLVKRLEGAGLVRRERSMRDERSVDVRLTDEGAALRERALQVPRHIAASTGFGIDEINDLRDRLDRLTNALDSAALEGAPDSP from the coding sequence ATGACCGCCACGCCCGCTCCCGCCGCCGAGGCCGACTGGCTCCGCCTGGACCGCCAGATCTGCTTCTCCCTGCACGCCGCGTCCCGCGCCTTCAACGGCGTCTACCGCGTGGTCCTCAAGGACCTCGGGCTCACCTATCCGCAGTACCTGGTGATGCTGGTGCTGTGGGAGCACGGCGAGCTGCCGGTCAAGAAGCTCGGCGAACACCTGCGCCTGGACTCCGGCACGCTGTCACCGCTGGTGAAGCGGCTGGAGGGGGCCGGTCTGGTCCGGCGGGAGCGCAGCATGCGCGACGAGCGCTCGGTGGATGTACGGCTGACCGACGAGGGCGCGGCGCTGCGCGAGCGGGCGCTGCAGGTGCCGCGTCACATCGCCGCCTCGACCGGTTTCGGGATCGACGAGATCAACGACCTGCGGGACCGCCTCGACCGGCTCACCAACGCCCTGGACTCGGCCGCGCTGGAGGGCGCACCGGACTCCCCGTAG
- a CDS encoding organic hydroperoxide resistance protein: MDALYTAVATATHGRDGRTVSSDGRVDLKLAPPVELGGNGEGTNPEQLFAAGYAACFGSALGLVGRAAKVNVSDAAVTAEVGIGKQGEGFALKVALRVELPDTVDEATGRKLVEQAHQVCPYSNATRGNIEVTLVIE, encoded by the coding sequence ATGGACGCGCTCTACACCGCTGTCGCCACTGCCACCCACGGCCGCGACGGCCGTACCGTCTCCTCCGACGGCAGGGTCGACCTCAAGCTGGCCCCGCCGGTGGAGCTGGGCGGCAACGGCGAGGGCACCAACCCGGAGCAGCTCTTCGCCGCCGGTTACGCCGCCTGCTTCGGCAGCGCCCTGGGCCTGGTCGGCCGCGCGGCCAAGGTGAACGTCAGCGACGCCGCAGTCACCGCCGAGGTCGGCATCGGCAAGCAGGGCGAGGGCTTCGCGCTGAAGGTCGCCCTGCGCGTCGAGCTGCCCGACACCGTGGACGAGGCGACCGGCCGCAAGCTCGTCGAGCAGGCCCACCAGGTCTGCCCCTACTCCAACGCCACCCGCGGCAACATCGAGGTCACCCTCGTCATCGAGTGA